In the genome of Poecilia reticulata strain Guanapo linkage group LG16, Guppy_female_1.0+MT, whole genome shotgun sequence, one region contains:
- the LOC103478358 gene encoding kallikrein-11-like, with translation MALLKVLLLLLLLGLCFAVSSVSLQKRVIGGENCKDDERQYHVKIRAYFQIYSEICGGSLISDQWVLTAAHCWVSDLGWVVEAHVGVHPKSAQTEIYTIIQHVNYRDGNDREHGIMLLKLPRKTTTQPIKLPDCPDTLLLGTKVQIAGYGPIAHGLLNIRFLANTQDLQCADIKIDKYEKLEKILARDKDFQYSYQKWYSVRSSKKDVAYGDSGGGFVFKNRLYGVLVFLGDPTYAFSAPNGFLDVCGYKKWIHDTINPLKISSV, from the exons ATGGCTCTgctgaaggttctgctgctgctgctgctgctggggctTT GTTTTGCAGTGAGCTCAGTGTCTCTGCAGAAGAGAGTCATTGGAGGTGAGAACTGTAAAGACGATGAGCGTCAGTATCATGTGAAAATCCGTGCTTATTTTCAAATATACAGTGAGATTTGTGGAGGATCTCTGATCAGTGATCAGTGGGTTCTGACTGCCGCTCACTGCTGGGTGTCAGACCTAGGATG GGTTGTTGAGGCACATGTAGGAGTTCATCCTAAAAGTGCTCAAACGGAGATTTATACAATCATTCAACATGTGAATTACAGAGACGGCAACGATCGTGAACATGGTATCATGCTCCTGAAGCTGCCACGCAAAACAACAACCCAGCCAATCAAACTACCAGACTGTCCAGATACTCTCCTACT CGGCACCAAGGTTCAGATTGCAGGTTATGGACCAATAGCACATGGCCTTCTTAACATAAGAT TTCTTGCTAATACACAAGATCTTCAGTGTGCAGACATTAAGATtgataaatatgaaaagttgGAAAAGATACTGGCAAGAGACAAGGACTTTCAGTACAGTTACCAGAAGTGGTACAGTGTGAGAAGCTCCAAGAAGGACGTAGCTTAC GGTGACTCTGGTGGAGGATTTGTGTTCAAGAACAGGCTGTATGGTGTTTTAGTCTTCCTAGGTGATCCAACATATGCGTTCAGTGCACCAAATGGCTTCTTGGATGTCTGTGGCTACAAGAAGTGGATACATGACACAATTAATCCACTAAAAATAAGCTCAGTGTGA